One segment of Brassica napus cultivar Da-Ae chromosome C3, Da-Ae, whole genome shotgun sequence DNA contains the following:
- the LOC106386292 gene encoding auxin-responsive protein SAUR72 — protein METWRKMKSFGHKSSSITASITKSKSWNGSAHLENANNKESTGNIKKKSPPPPHGCFTVYVGPTKQRVVVKTKLLNHPLFKNLLEEAEAEYGYRRDGPIVLPCEVDFFYKVLANMKFNGDEYDEEEEDDDGMINPPICGLGSPYRCAGLDSMGVRRSGSYKLLRSPSLFKLNRF, from the coding sequence atggAGACATGGAGAAAAATGAAATCTTTTGGGCATAAGAGCTCTTCAATCACGGCTTCGATCACCAAGAGCAAGTCATGGAATGGCTCTGCTCATCTCGAGAATGCTAATAACAAGGAATCAACTGGAAATATCAAGAAAAAATCGCCGCCGCCGCCACACGGGTGTTTCACAGTTTACGTGGGTCCCACGAAACAGAGAGTCGTGGTGAAAACGAAACTGTTGAACCATCCTTTGTTCAAGAACTTGTTAGAAGAAGCAGAGGCTGAATATGGATATAGACGTGATGGGCCTATTGTTCTTCCTTGCGAGGTTGACTTCTTCTACAAGGTTTTGGCTAATATGAAGTTTAATGGtgatgagtatgatgaagaagaagaagatgatgatggtaTGATTAACCCTCCGATTTGCGGTTTGGGTAGTCCCTATAGATGTGCTGGTCTCGATTCCATGGGAGTGAGACGTAGCGGCTCGTACAAGCTTCTTCGATCTCCATCTTTGTTCAAATTAAAtaggttttga